Proteins co-encoded in one Nicotiana sylvestris chromosome 7, ASM39365v2, whole genome shotgun sequence genomic window:
- the LOC104211345 gene encoding protein MAIN-LIKE 2-like produces MVDSSEDALIMEEREEFMVSPIDDEQVIPIFRVAHFLKPTLPSAQKFPFHPSIPNIQELRRSISLKVQFRGGVSVSHLKEWATWVNKLKPLYQEIWKKAGIFEAIMASTFKICMHNDLIIALAERWCAETNTFILPCGEATVTLEDMVVLGGYSVWGHCVLKPVKTKDSVDVKTLCEAHKIIKARKRNVNHHAWMEYFEGRGDYLEHVAFITHWLSKYVLPSKSYLIVEKALFPIAIYLSQGIPMALAPAVLGSIYRDLNLLKQLILSSSKHPEPSSSRCVEDESDLILRAPLHFVQLWAWERFPNLLVKPGVIYSGEPRVVRWHEVKKQNCVDPRSAIDSAAELFLWRPYAIDTVKNWDINKFYKEREEYVVVGPKMGREILVFARFIRASELVGVDCVEQYNPHRVSMQFGFDQDVPVCVNHASDNPKIAWSNYSRPIKDAELYIPSRLFESDVTKRYLEWWKNNKFALEDAVKHVTKGQRSRTHQRIPRLSWESYKMRNASVCCEFAQKFDEVRTDGNIQDCEMRVVESSDDDDNLPIAESLNKRRLVKKEITVPGNQAPLASIQSQSSSASNDETARERETLMESKPLSKKGGCKLNLSHSLELANVNRSCGKYTEFSSTSPVKMSLQMSNDSVEAPKVSTNGINRTEGNMQMENIDNHEKRSTRYEMTDLLKLEMRLRNLENIMAGKVPRVGKR; encoded by the coding sequence ATGGTGGATTCATCAGAAGATGCATTAATCATGGAAGAAAGAGAAGAGTTCATGGTTTCACCCATTGATGATGAACAAGTAATACCTATTTTTAGAGTTGCCCATTTTCTGAAACCAACACTACCCTCTGCCCAAAAGTTCCCATTTCACCCTTCAATACCCAATATTCAAGAACTGAGAAGGAGTATTTCACTAAAGGTCCAGTTCAGGGGTGGTGTTTCAGTTTCACACTTGAAGGAATGGGCTACTTGGGTCAATAAGTTAAAGCCTTTATATCAAGAAATATGGAAGAAAGCTGGAATCTTTGAAGCTATTATGGCTTCTACGTTCAAGATTTGTATGCACAATGATTTGATTATTGCTCTTGCTGAAAGATGGTGCGCGGAGACAAACACATTTATTTTACCATGCGGAGAAGCAACTGTTACTTTGGAGGATATGGTAGTTTTGGGTGGTTACTCTGTTTGGGGCCATTGTGTGTTGAAACCTGTTAAAACTAAAGATTCTGTTGACGTTAAAACTCTTTGCGAGGCTCATAAAATTATTAAAGCACGTAAAAGGAATGTTAATCACCATGCTTGGATGGAGTATTTTGAAGGAAGAGGTGATTATTTGGAGCATGTTGCATTTATCACTCATTGGTTGTCCAAGTATGTGCTCCCTTCTAAAAGTTACCTTATTGTGGAGAAAGCTCTTTTTCCTATTGCAATTTATCTTTCTCAAGGTATTCCAATGGCACTTGCCCCTGCTGTTCTTGGTAGCATTTATAGAGATTTGAACTTGCTTAAACAGTTGATTTTATCTTCGTctaagcatcctgaaccaagtagTTCTAGATGTGTAGAAGATGAGTCGGATCTTATCCTTAGGGCTCCTCTTCATTTTGTTCAGTTATGGGCTTGGGAGAGATTCCCCAATTTGCTGGTTAAGCCTGGTGTCATCTACTCTGGGGAGCCAAGAGTAGTTAGATGGCATGAGGTGAAAAAACAAAATTGTGTGGATCCTAGGAGTGCAATAGATTCTGCAGCAGAATTGTTTCTGTGGCGTCCTTATGCTATTGATACTGTGAAGAATTGGGACATCAACAAATTTTACAAGGAAAGGGAGGAATATGTGGTGGTTGGACCAAAGATGGGAAGAGAAATCTTGGTTTTTGCTCGATTTATTCGAGCTTCTGAACTAGTTGGAGTGGATTGTGTAGAACAGTATAATCCACATAGAGTATCAATGCAATTTGGATTTGATCAAGACGTGCCAGTTTGTGTGAATCATGCTAGTGATAACCCAAAAATTGCTTGGAGCAATTATAGTAGACCAATTAAAGATGCCGAACTCTATATACCTTCTAGGCTCTTTGAGTCAGATGTTACCAAACGATACTTGGAGTGGTGGAAGAACAACAAATTTGCACTTGAAGATGCAGTTAAGCATGTAACCAAAGGACAACGGTCTAGAACTCACCAAAGGATACCAAGACTGTCGTGGGAAAGCTATAAAATGAGGAATGCCTCCGTATGTTGTGAATTTGCACAGAAATTTGATGAGGTTAGAACAGATGGCAATATTCAAGATTGTGAAATGAGAGTTGTAGAATCATCAGATGATGATGACAATTTACCGATTGCAGAATCTTTAAACAAAAGGAGGCTCGTGAAGAAAGAGATTACTGTACCTGGTAATCAAGCACCCCTAGCTAGCATCCAAAGCCAATCTTCTTCCGCTTCTAATGATGAAACTGCCAGAGAAAGGGAGACGCTAATGGAGTCAAAACCATTGAGCAAAAAAGGTGGCTGTAAGCTCAACTTGTCTCACAGTTTAGAACTTGCAAATGTAAATAGGAGCTGTGGCAAATATACAGAATTTTCGAGTACTAGTCCTGTTAAAATGAGTTTGCAGATGAGCAATGATTCAGTGGAAGCACCTAAGGTAAGTACAAATGGTATCAATAGGACTGAAGGAAATATGCAGATGGAAAATATTGACAACCATGAGAAAAGGAGCACAAGATATGAAATGACTGATCTTCTGAAACTTGAGATGAGGCTTAGAAACCTTGAGAACATCATGGCTGGAAAGGTTCCAAGAGTTGGGAAGAGGTGA
- the LOC104211344 gene encoding putative F-box/LRR-repeat protein At3g18150, translated as MASNDPTTVDRISVLPDSLLHHILSLMPIEEAFITHAFSKGWRYLWTSLYNFYFNCELYNEEYVSFVDYVLAHSVSPKIKEFVLHFHDPNEYKSALSRWLSFAVEKKVENVVLWSYSEDDACPLPEFFYTCCPALETMEFNSCKRFTRLEIRSSKLKTLKLIDYGDNGRSLDDFKCRLVDVTSVVNARLTFNITCIKDIQDDHGEEVDDEEDSCGDYHQVFSILVQDYLQKLSCATDLTIASWFTEVLCMLQFKGVLIPELKCKYVTLELQMETFNLYRAADLLQASPYVETLNIDMHTMYFYKSRCQFESRYLAKGANIDLQSWVACFVFPNLKNVRITNSFGCLADHFKQGYDKLFKLSEFLLKRATVLEKFIIISKTRRSEITKAAGSFLPQDMRNVALY; from the exons ATGGCTTCCAACGATCCAACAACTGTAGACCGAATCAGTGTGTTGCCAGATTCTCTTCTCCATCACATTCTCTCTCTCATGCCGATAGAGGAGGCATTCATAACGCATGCTTTCTCGAAAGGATGGCGCTATCTCTGGACTTCACTTTATAATTTCTATTTCAATTGTGAACTTTATAATGAAGAATACGTGTCCTTTGTTGACTATGTATTAGCTCATTCCGTTTCTCCTAAAATAAAAGAATTTGTGCTCCACTTCCATGACCCGAATGAATACAAGTCCGCACTCAGCAGATGGCTTAGTTTTGCTGTTGAAAAGAAAGTGGAAAATGTTGTGCTTTGGTCATACTCTGAGGATGATGCCTGTCCATTGCCTGAATTTTTCTATACCT GTTGTCCTGCTTTAGAAACTATGGAATTTAACTCTTGTAAGCGTTTTACTCGCCTGGAAATTAGGTCTTCAAAATTAAAGACACTGAAATTGATAGATTATGGTGACAATGGAA GAAGTCTTGATGATTTCAAGTGTAGGCTTGTAGATGTGACCTCTGTGGTTAATGCTAGGCTTACCTTCAACATTACCTGTATCAAAGACATCCAGGACGATCATGGTGAAGaagttgatgatgaggaagatagTTGTGGGGACTATCATCAAGTTTTTAGTATTCTCGTCCAAGATTATCTTCAAAAGTTGAGTTGTGCAACCGATCTAACAATTGCAAGTTGGTTCACAGAGGTCCTATGCATGTTGCAGTTCAAAGGTGTGCTGATTCCAGAATTGAAATGCAAATATGTAACACTAGAGTTGCAGATGGAAACGTTTAATTTGTACAGAGCAGCTGACCTTTTGCAAGCCTCCCCTTATGTTGAGACACTCAACATAGACATGCATACTATGTATTTTTACAAGTCTCGGTGCCAATTTGAATCAAGATATTTGGCTAAAGGAGCTAATATTGATTTGCAGAGTTGGGTTGCATGCTTTGTATTTCCCAACCTCAAGAATGTTAGGATTACTAATTCCTTTGGGTGTTTGGCGGATCATTTCAAACAGGGCTATGACAAGCTTTTCAAACTTTCAGAATTTCTGTTAAAGAGAGCGACTGTTCTGGAGAAGTTCATTATCATATCAAAGACGAGAAG GAGCGAGATTACCAAGGCTGCTGGTAGTTTTCTGCCTCAGGATATGAGGAACGTCGCCTTATATTGA